Proteins from one Gimesia maris genomic window:
- a CDS encoding ISL3 family transposase codes for MVQDENRFQIYLRAVNSRACCPECQKESDRVHSRYTRSPSDLPCFSQKTQLILQVRRFVCINQTCKRKIFTERLTDLIQPHARTTIRLSKIQQQIGLLLGGEPGKQLSSFLGMPCSADTLLRRIRTGSRSDYSPVRVLGVDDWALRRGQRYGTILCDLEIRQVIDLLPDRTSGSLADWLVSHPGVEIISRDRGGEYAKGASQGAPQAIQVVDRWHLLKNARETLQKVIDRHQKQVRESVKLLAERESKLSSNALHDSNPLNNSSTIPNTDNNSRKKKQIMYEQICELHQSGMSIRKMACQLRVGRRTVRRYLRTDAFPERATRSGTSCLDPHLDELKSMWDAGVTTATVLWRRLKELGFDGSYSIVNRKVAFWRKKLQISGDGKSILHNALPVSQPSSMCLSWLLWKPIDELARNEKKLVKELLQTPMIFQATQLIHEFHTFIQQQDSAGWDNWLERACSENAPIDIRRFGKSLKRDEEAVKAAMKSIWSNGQVEGQVNRLKMVKRQMYGRASFDLLRARFLNNA; via the coding sequence ATGGTCCAGGATGAAAATCGATTTCAGATCTATCTTCGAGCGGTGAATTCCAGGGCTTGTTGCCCTGAATGCCAAAAAGAATCGGACCGTGTCCATAGTCGATACACGCGTTCGCCAAGTGACCTTCCCTGCTTTAGTCAAAAGACACAGCTCATTCTCCAGGTCCGTCGCTTCGTCTGTATTAATCAAACCTGTAAACGTAAAATCTTTACCGAACGTCTCACTGATTTGATTCAGCCTCATGCAAGAACAACCATTCGGCTTTCTAAGATCCAGCAACAGATAGGGTTACTGCTGGGGGGAGAACCAGGAAAACAGCTCTCCAGTTTTTTAGGAATGCCCTGTAGTGCGGATACTCTCCTGAGACGAATTCGTACCGGTTCCCGATCGGATTATTCACCCGTTCGCGTATTGGGCGTGGATGACTGGGCATTACGGCGAGGACAACGTTATGGAACGATTTTGTGTGACTTGGAGATACGTCAGGTCATTGATTTGCTTCCAGATCGTACTTCAGGTTCTCTGGCAGACTGGCTGGTTTCCCATCCCGGTGTGGAAATCATAAGCCGTGACCGTGGGGGAGAATATGCCAAAGGAGCGTCTCAAGGCGCACCGCAGGCGATTCAGGTCGTAGACCGTTGGCATTTGCTGAAAAACGCCCGTGAAACTTTACAGAAAGTCATTGACCGGCACCAGAAACAGGTTCGTGAGAGTGTCAAGCTGCTTGCCGAGCGAGAATCTAAGTTATCCTCTAATGCGTTACATGATTCTAATCCACTCAACAATTCTTCCACGATTCCCAACACTGACAATAACAGTCGCAAGAAAAAACAGATAATGTATGAGCAGATTTGTGAACTGCATCAAAGTGGCATGTCCATACGTAAAATGGCCTGTCAGCTTCGAGTCGGTCGGAGAACTGTGAGACGCTATTTACGCACTGACGCATTTCCAGAACGGGCAACACGATCCGGGACAAGTTGTCTTGATCCTCATCTGGATGAATTGAAATCCATGTGGGATGCAGGCGTGACCACGGCAACCGTCTTATGGAGACGGTTGAAAGAGCTGGGCTTCGACGGTTCTTACTCTATCGTGAATCGAAAGGTTGCATTCTGGAGAAAGAAACTGCAGATTTCGGGAGATGGAAAAAGCATACTACACAATGCGCTGCCGGTGTCACAGCCCTCTTCAATGTGTCTTTCATGGTTACTTTGGAAACCCATTGATGAACTGGCGCGTAACGAGAAAAAACTGGTGAAGGAGCTTTTGCAGACACCAATGATTTTTCAAGCCACACAACTGATCCATGAATTTCACACATTCATTCAGCAGCAAGACAGTGCCGGCTGGGATAATTGGTTGGAACGGGCCTGTTCTGAAAATGCTCCCATTGATATTCGTCGTTTCGGAAAGAGTTTAAAACGAGATGAAGAGGCTGTAAAAGCAGCGATGAAGTCAATATGGAGTAATGGCCAAGTGGAAGGTCAGGTCAATCGTTTGAAAATGGTCAAACGACAGATGTACGGTCGGGCAAGTTTTGATTTACTGCGAGCCCGGTTCCTGAATAATGCATGA
- a CDS encoding UvrD-helicase domain-containing protein: MAKLMVHRNILKSFSKLPSKVQKRVSELIEEFQHDPQSPAIGLHPLPGTMLDPKVRGVKKLPDGYRAIVIAPEKGDTYLLVHIDAHDKAYDWAKNKRFEVHGMTGVFQVFDAEEVQSVVQEAVPTQPSIPEYPLARLSDNDLFEAGVPKPLVPAVKSIRSDDGLEALSAYLPPDCRDVLFGLAAGMTLQQAIDEMLGVVAGPAEVAPESPGDFTKIQETPNFDLVLVAGEEELKQILEGTLEEWRIFLHPYQRKIVKWKTKGPMNITGSAGTGKTVALMHRAVYLARQLEDESARILVTTFTTNLSVTIKHHMQRLAPDVAGRIEVTNLHALARTICNRAGWKGRIAEDEELAQIWDEVWLSYSDELPLSKEEMQLEYELVIDPNGIDAEETYLGTVRSGRPRISRKQRKAAWPVFRAFQRGLKKRNLLTFEGAIHEARLAVLQGNFARYAHVLVDEVQDFSLEALRLIRAISPIDEGTPDPLCTVGDGHQRIYRTKIPMSRAGIDIRGRSRRLKINYRTSEQIRKFAQGILKGLEIDDLDGGIVTTVGDHSVFKGPEPMVEKCKTEKAEAEAIVAWVQMLMADYGLATHEICVTPRKPKIVTALSSAGIATFELKPREEDPGSDEAGIRVGTMKRIKGLEFRAVAMACAQKDDPMNQLDQAEIRHRCERYVAATRAREHLLVTTRST, encoded by the coding sequence ATGGCCAAATTGATGGTCCACCGAAATATATTGAAGTCCTTTAGTAAGCTCCCGAGCAAGGTGCAGAAGCGAGTCTCCGAGCTGATCGAAGAGTTTCAGCACGACCCGCAATCACCAGCGATCGGTCTGCATCCACTTCCGGGCACGATGTTGGATCCGAAGGTCCGTGGCGTGAAGAAACTTCCCGACGGGTACCGAGCAATTGTGATTGCTCCCGAAAAGGGCGACACCTACTTGTTGGTTCACATCGATGCCCACGACAAGGCCTACGACTGGGCAAAGAATAAACGGTTTGAAGTCCATGGGATGACTGGTGTTTTTCAGGTATTCGATGCCGAGGAAGTTCAATCTGTCGTCCAGGAAGCGGTGCCGACTCAGCCAAGCATCCCTGAATACCCTCTTGCTCGCCTGTCAGATAATGATTTATTTGAGGCAGGTGTGCCCAAGCCTCTCGTACCGGCAGTAAAGTCGATCCGTAGTGACGATGGCCTGGAAGCGCTGAGTGCGTATTTACCTCCTGACTGTCGTGACGTGTTGTTTGGGCTGGCGGCTGGTATGACGCTGCAGCAGGCAATCGACGAGATGCTCGGTGTTGTTGCTGGACCGGCTGAGGTCGCTCCCGAAAGTCCCGGCGACTTCACAAAGATTCAGGAGACTCCGAACTTCGATCTGGTTCTGGTCGCAGGCGAAGAGGAACTGAAGCAGATCCTGGAAGGCACGTTGGAAGAATGGCGGATCTTCCTTCACCCCTATCAACGAAAGATCGTCAAGTGGAAGACGAAGGGGCCGATGAACATCACCGGTTCCGCGGGCACTGGGAAGACAGTCGCCCTCATGCATCGTGCTGTGTATCTGGCTCGCCAGCTTGAGGACGAGTCCGCGAGAATCCTCGTAACCACATTCACCACCAATCTCTCGGTGACCATCAAGCATCATATGCAACGTCTTGCTCCGGATGTCGCAGGACGCATCGAAGTGACCAATTTGCATGCTCTGGCTCGAACCATTTGCAATCGAGCAGGTTGGAAGGGACGAATCGCGGAGGATGAAGAACTGGCCCAGATTTGGGACGAAGTGTGGCTAAGCTATTCGGATGAACTGCCACTTTCCAAAGAGGAAATGCAGCTGGAGTATGAGCTGGTCATCGACCCCAACGGTATCGACGCCGAAGAAACCTATCTCGGCACCGTTCGATCCGGTCGACCAAGGATCAGTCGGAAGCAACGCAAGGCGGCATGGCCTGTCTTCCGGGCATTTCAACGAGGGCTCAAGAAACGAAACCTGTTGACGTTTGAGGGAGCCATTCACGAAGCCCGTTTGGCAGTCCTGCAGGGCAACTTCGCACGATACGCCCACGTACTTGTCGACGAAGTTCAGGACTTTAGCTTGGAAGCCCTTCGTCTGATTCGAGCTATCAGTCCGATTGATGAAGGAACGCCCGACCCGCTTTGCACGGTGGGTGACGGTCATCAGCGAATCTATCGCACGAAGATTCCGATGAGCCGCGCCGGGATCGATATCCGGGGGCGCTCACGACGACTGAAGATCAACTATCGCACCAGTGAGCAGATTCGCAAGTTTGCTCAAGGGATCCTGAAAGGCCTGGAGATTGACGATCTCGATGGTGGAATTGTAACAACTGTCGGCGACCACTCGGTCTTTAAAGGCCCTGAACCGATGGTCGAGAAGTGTAAAACAGAAAAGGCAGAAGCTGAGGCGATCGTCGCCTGGGTTCAAATGTTGATGGCAGATTATGGACTCGCAACGCATGAAATCTGCGTAACGCCGCGTAAGCCAAAAATCGTCACAGCACTGTCGTCAGCCGGTATTGCTACCTTCGAGCTCAAGCCTCGCGAAGAAGACCCCGGGTCAGACGAAGCCGGCATCCGTGTGGGGACCATGAAACGCATCAAAGGACTCGAATTTCGAGCTGTAGCCATGGCTTGCGCCCAGAAAGACGACCCAATGAACCAACTCGATCAAGCAGAAATCCGCCACCGCTGCGAACGATATGTCGCGGCAACGCGGGCAAGAGAGCATTTACTGGTAACTACGAGATCCACGTGA
- a CDS encoding DEAD/DEAH box helicase has protein sequence MTRRRSLTPTSGTGSGKTECFLFPILDHCLRARKEGQKGIKAIILYPMNALAADQEKRFAKVIWRTPELKQAGIRVGNYTGRYDPSDPGASAGSGTKAMGEAHGISNHEAQQENPPDILLTNYKMLDYLLLRPQDQRLWRFNDAGVLKYLVLDELHTYDGAQGADVACLIRRLKERLDIAKGDLCVVGTSATLDDREPAKDSTNKKADGSVDARETGSDRLAKFASTLFEEEINTEAVIGEDRVTVEEMVVLDPEDVTLPNPTGCQPLEDEDALKYSLRQSVLWGGPKYAGPDIPHHLFSKDDHKLSDEEKATLEAVEEWSVQLGGWLKGRMLFKYLLNIFEKSETDGSGPLTWQNLVELLAREELGFNDYPKTTDRGFICASFFALVAQAKEVRSGHAFPLVPTQVQLWIRELRRLGRLVHDKPVFSWLDEPTQEFPSLPVFHCSECGESGWVGLADPNTETQIGAKGVSGFQLDAEPSKIYRGWFGFKGMRNPNIIVISPDREGLSDAPQPEGEETPAENLSQQEFGFKQWYMCPKSLVLRLEDGPCPLTNDPKRFKVKVNHETRQDNKQVTVGDQGCPNCQSKDGVFFIGSQSATLSSVAIDELFGSVLNNDPKLLAFTDSVQDASHRAGFFSSRTYQFTFRTALQHVIDDAGDSGIRLSDAGPALLDWWSQQRPGWRGSIREAMASLLPPDLHEYSDFVNYRDNASASDPPKRLRDEIDLRLTWEVTSEFGLMQTHGRTMEPAGSSCIAWDDQRIESTLKNLRERIPGIDPALADLSDKAIKLWIYGFLHRARIRGAIAHPFLDSFAKNNFWGKYPFGRTLPGRETYPGDGHYKPHLMVTQSQRTHDFVLAPTKKGGRPPWQLVWARRSLGKPNADETSLLDLIAALLTCGTQAGLFTRMHQDGTKNFYAVSAHAAILTSDRVNLICSESGKAVIRPAAEAEYWKDAPSWEYYSQKGRYAEGDYSPRQEYYQDRYRKGALRRVVASEHTGLLATEDREKLELDFSRTKHTDDPNVLTCTSTLEMGIDIGDLSSTMLCSIPPSTASYLQRIGRAGRSTGTALIVSVVNQRPHDLFFYGRPSEMLRGKVDPPGCWLDASAVLVRQYLAYGFDSATKIGELTELPKSGKQLVEDMAKPEGNIPRMLRWITKNEADLRGLFLKRFHNDVQSDTRERFVTETSSDLLLQRMHLATGEFERMTRDLENARKRLRDQLAKLDEEEKEARLEIEQELRILQGRLMSLSRTTALEILTDNGLLPNYAFPERGVRFYGAIYNKHRKSDQEHKPIEVTRPAGVALKELAPANHFYTHSRVFDIQQIAIGNPQDPLIFTWAICGACGHMRPKDDLDKPEAQPACPQCGHDGDSDSQLDQGQHRKFIEFSRSQALSYMEHYDSLSGDRSDERNREYYQTIRSFDLTQDTPAGAVGDDGLPFGIEYRSSVIMREVNVGYQGEQGIVPFGVDQEAPEDGFRVCRDCGIVVTPGTSLDDIRHRRSCSRRRANDKRRQEGRNELPYNWEPVYLYRELKSEAIRLLLPIADDDDIDTLTACVHLGLRLRFEGNPAHLNVSPQIMPDPATGMKRYYVMLLDGVPGGTGYLKTLYQEKDGQNRDGEGIMQVLRLARNTLETCVCRQMRQDPDRQDTDGCYRCIRTYHLQYKSDTISRERGITLLNKLIAAGEKRVPQKALAAIKPNSLFGSMLEKKFVDLLESFVEQQNGNWEQTIIRGNQGFRFSLPGVERLWELELQPTLGSAQGVSVQSQPDFVLRSDDDRIKPVAIFTDGFQYHCHPVNRLADDLNKRRSILESGKYHVWSVTWDDLNPEYADHVMVCHTPVAQMLQQYANAAKGQGKIIPDARKMICNGLVQLKAFIAAPHAPGWAQLATFASYFPLQMLAGQRTVNAQELRAALSTWRPGAALPKVATQENGEWVYNDRASLNQDLVSYITVGDAVSNRQNQVITLARLGDSETETTGSDFSERWRRFLACLNLYQFSENFRFWAASESETTAPEIPLEAVEAVSDDWQPVMEDILPSLQPYVQELAAAALPLPAALPKVEYFNEQIEDDAFAELAWPNCSPPVALLAGGQADFASAWQDQGWKVVTPDDLQAKGIAHLIDLIAKGISGA, from the coding sequence TTGACCCGTCGGCGATCCCTGACCCCGACTTCAGGTACCGGCAGCGGTAAGACCGAATGCTTCCTGTTTCCGATTCTTGATCACTGCCTGCGTGCTCGCAAAGAAGGTCAGAAGGGGATTAAGGCGATCATCCTGTATCCGATGAACGCTCTGGCCGCTGACCAAGAGAAACGCTTCGCGAAAGTCATCTGGCGAACACCCGAACTTAAGCAGGCAGGCATCCGCGTTGGTAATTACACCGGACGCTATGATCCATCGGATCCGGGTGCTTCGGCCGGGAGCGGAACGAAAGCAATGGGCGAAGCTCACGGCATCAGCAATCACGAAGCTCAACAGGAAAATCCGCCCGACATCCTGCTGACCAACTATAAGATGCTCGACTACCTGCTGCTGCGTCCACAAGACCAGCGGCTATGGAGATTCAATGATGCCGGAGTGCTCAAGTATCTGGTGCTGGACGAACTGCACACCTATGACGGAGCTCAAGGGGCCGACGTCGCGTGTTTGATCCGTAGACTGAAAGAACGACTCGACATTGCCAAGGGCGATCTGTGTGTCGTTGGAACCAGTGCCACGCTGGACGATCGTGAACCAGCCAAGGACAGCACGAACAAGAAGGCCGACGGCAGCGTCGATGCCAGGGAAACCGGCAGTGATCGACTCGCCAAGTTCGCCAGTACATTGTTTGAAGAAGAGATCAACACCGAAGCGGTGATTGGTGAAGACAGGGTCACCGTGGAAGAGATGGTCGTGCTGGATCCGGAGGATGTGACACTACCGAATCCAACTGGTTGCCAACCACTGGAAGATGAAGACGCATTGAAGTACTCCCTGCGGCAATCGGTGTTGTGGGGCGGACCGAAGTATGCCGGACCCGACATCCCCCATCATCTGTTCTCGAAAGACGATCACAAGCTGAGCGATGAGGAAAAGGCGACTCTGGAGGCGGTCGAAGAGTGGTCCGTACAACTGGGCGGCTGGCTGAAGGGTCGTATGCTGTTCAAGTATCTTCTGAACATCTTTGAAAAGTCGGAAACCGACGGCTCAGGTCCGCTCACCTGGCAAAACCTAGTCGAACTACTGGCTCGTGAAGAACTGGGCTTCAACGACTACCCGAAAACGACCGACCGCGGTTTCATCTGCGCCTCGTTCTTCGCTCTGGTTGCCCAGGCCAAAGAGGTCCGCAGCGGTCATGCATTTCCGCTGGTGCCGACTCAGGTCCAGCTGTGGATTCGCGAACTGCGCCGCCTGGGGCGACTGGTGCACGACAAACCGGTGTTCAGCTGGCTGGATGAACCGACCCAGGAATTCCCCAGCCTGCCGGTCTTTCATTGCAGCGAATGCGGAGAATCAGGCTGGGTAGGACTGGCCGATCCGAACACCGAGACTCAGATTGGCGCGAAAGGCGTCAGTGGCTTTCAGCTTGATGCCGAGCCGTCCAAAATCTACCGCGGCTGGTTCGGATTCAAGGGAATGCGGAATCCGAACATCATCGTGATCTCGCCGGACAGGGAAGGACTCAGTGACGCCCCTCAACCAGAAGGAGAGGAAACGCCAGCTGAAAACCTGTCCCAACAAGAGTTCGGTTTCAAACAGTGGTACATGTGCCCCAAAAGCCTTGTGCTGAGACTGGAGGATGGTCCTTGCCCGCTGACAAACGATCCCAAGCGTTTCAAGGTCAAAGTCAATCACGAGACGCGGCAAGATAATAAGCAAGTCACCGTCGGTGATCAGGGATGCCCCAACTGCCAATCAAAAGATGGTGTGTTCTTCATCGGTAGCCAATCGGCGACGTTGTCCAGCGTGGCAATCGACGAGCTATTTGGTTCGGTACTGAACAATGACCCAAAACTGCTCGCGTTTACCGATAGCGTGCAGGACGCTTCGCACCGTGCCGGATTCTTTTCATCCCGGACATACCAGTTCACGTTCCGCACCGCACTTCAGCATGTTATTGATGACGCTGGCGACAGTGGGATCCGCTTGAGTGACGCGGGACCAGCTTTGTTGGATTGGTGGTCACAGCAGCGTCCTGGTTGGCGAGGAAGCATTCGCGAGGCGATGGCTTCGCTGTTACCGCCGGATTTGCATGAGTATTCCGATTTCGTCAACTATCGAGACAACGCATCGGCATCCGATCCACCCAAGCGTTTGCGAGATGAGATTGATCTTCGGCTGACCTGGGAAGTGACCAGTGAATTCGGCCTGATGCAGACTCACGGTCGCACAATGGAGCCTGCCGGTAGTTCCTGTATCGCCTGGGATGATCAGCGGATCGAATCGACTTTGAAGAACCTTCGGGAACGAATTCCCGGAATTGATCCAGCACTGGCGGATCTGTCGGACAAGGCGATCAAGCTCTGGATCTACGGCTTCCTGCATCGGGCTCGCATTCGCGGTGCTATTGCACATCCGTTTCTGGACAGCTTCGCCAAGAACAACTTCTGGGGAAAATACCCGTTCGGACGCACTCTACCAGGACGAGAAACCTACCCCGGGGACGGACATTACAAGCCGCACCTGATGGTGACGCAATCTCAGCGGACTCACGATTTCGTTCTCGCACCCACCAAAAAGGGCGGTCGACCGCCCTGGCAACTGGTTTGGGCAAGACGTTCGCTTGGAAAGCCGAACGCAGACGAAACCAGCCTGTTGGATCTGATCGCGGCTTTGCTGACGTGCGGTACACAGGCCGGGTTGTTCACACGGATGCATCAGGATGGAACCAAGAACTTCTACGCTGTCTCGGCCCACGCCGCGATCCTGACTTCGGACCGGGTCAATCTAATTTGCAGCGAGAGCGGGAAGGCCGTGATTCGTCCTGCCGCTGAAGCCGAGTACTGGAAAGACGCGCCAAGCTGGGAGTATTACTCACAGAAAGGTCGTTACGCGGAGGGAGATTACTCACCTCGGCAGGAATACTATCAGGATCGTTACCGGAAAGGGGCACTCCGGCGTGTCGTTGCCAGCGAACATACCGGTTTGTTGGCCACCGAGGATCGTGAAAAGCTCGAGCTTGATTTTTCGAGGACCAAACACACCGACGATCCCAATGTCCTGACCTGCACCAGCACGTTGGAAATGGGGATCGACATCGGTGACTTGTCGAGCACGATGCTGTGCTCGATCCCCCCGAGCACAGCCAGCTATCTGCAACGCATTGGGCGGGCTGGCCGGTCAACGGGAACAGCACTGATTGTTTCGGTGGTCAATCAACGTCCCCACGACTTGTTCTTCTATGGTCGCCCGTCGGAGATGCTGCGAGGCAAAGTGGATCCTCCCGGTTGCTGGCTGGATGCGTCCGCGGTGCTGGTTCGCCAATATCTTGCGTACGGGTTCGATTCCGCCACCAAAATCGGCGAACTGACTGAGTTGCCGAAGTCGGGTAAGCAGTTGGTCGAGGACATGGCAAAGCCTGAGGGCAACATCCCAAGGATGCTGCGGTGGATTACGAAGAACGAGGCCGACCTCCGCGGCCTGTTCCTGAAACGTTTTCACAACGACGTGCAATCCGATACTCGCGAGCGATTTGTCACCGAAACATCGTCCGATCTGTTGTTGCAACGAATGCACCTGGCGACCGGTGAATTCGAGCGAATGACTCGCGATCTGGAGAACGCCCGCAAAAGACTTCGTGATCAGCTCGCCAAGCTGGACGAGGAAGAGAAGGAAGCACGTCTGGAGATCGAGCAGGAACTACGGATCCTGCAGGGGCGATTGATGAGCCTGAGCAGAACCACGGCGCTTGAGATCCTGACCGATAACGGCCTGCTTCCCAACTATGCGTTTCCGGAACGTGGCGTCCGCTTCTACGGTGCGATCTACAACAAACATCGCAAGTCCGATCAGGAGCACAAACCGATCGAGGTCACTCGGCCAGCAGGTGTGGCCTTGAAAGAACTGGCACCGGCCAATCACTTCTACACGCATAGCCGCGTTTTCGACATTCAACAGATTGCGATCGGTAACCCACAGGATCCGCTGATCTTCACCTGGGCCATTTGCGGTGCCTGTGGTCATATGCGGCCCAAGGATGATTTGGACAAACCCGAAGCCCAACCTGCCTGCCCACAGTGCGGACATGACGGTGATTCAGACAGTCAACTGGATCAGGGCCAGCACCGGAAGTTCATCGAGTTTTCTCGCTCGCAAGCTTTGTCGTATATGGAGCATTACGACAGTCTGTCTGGCGACCGCAGCGATGAGCGGAATCGCGAGTATTACCAAACCATTCGCAGCTTTGACCTGACTCAGGACACACCGGCTGGTGCCGTTGGTGATGATGGATTGCCTTTCGGTATTGAGTACCGTTCATCGGTGATCATGCGAGAAGTCAACGTCGGATATCAGGGCGAACAGGGAATCGTTCCGTTTGGCGTCGATCAAGAAGCTCCTGAGGACGGTTTCCGCGTTTGCCGAGACTGCGGCATTGTCGTTACGCCGGGAACATCACTGGACGATATTCGGCATCGTCGTAGTTGTTCACGCCGACGGGCGAATGACAAACGTCGACAGGAAGGACGAAACGAACTTCCGTATAACTGGGAACCAGTCTACCTGTACCGTGAACTGAAATCGGAAGCGATCCGCCTGTTGCTCCCGATCGCGGACGATGATGACATCGACACGCTGACTGCTTGTGTTCACCTGGGACTGCGGCTGCGATTTGAAGGGAACCCGGCACACCTGAATGTGTCTCCGCAGATCATGCCGGACCCGGCTACCGGAATGAAACGGTATTACGTCATGCTGCTGGACGGCGTTCCAGGAGGAACGGGTTACCTGAAGACGCTCTATCAGGAGAAGGACGGCCAAAACCGCGATGGCGAGGGCATCATGCAAGTGTTGCGTTTGGCGCGGAACACTTTGGAGACATGTGTCTGTCGCCAAATGCGGCAGGATCCCGATCGACAGGACACCGATGGATGCTATCGCTGCATTCGCACTTATCACCTGCAATACAAGTCCGACACGATCAGCCGCGAGCGAGGAATCACGCTGCTGAACAAGTTGATTGCCGCAGGTGAGAAACGAGTGCCGCAAAAGGCCCTCGCAGCCATCAAACCGAACTCTCTGTTTGGCAGCATGCTGGAGAAGAAGTTTGTTGACCTTTTGGAGTCATTCGTCGAACAGCAGAACGGCAATTGGGAACAAACGATTATCCGTGGCAACCAGGGCTTCCGTTTCTCGCTGCCCGGTGTCGAACGACTTTGGGAATTGGAATTGCAGCCGACGCTCGGTTCCGCCCAGGGTGTCTCCGTTCAATCACAGCCCGACTTCGTTCTGAGATCGGATGATGATCGCATCAAGCCGGTCGCGATCTTCACCGATGGCTTTCAGTACCACTGCCACCCCGTCAATCGTCTCGCGGACGACCTGAACAAGCGGCGTTCCATTCTGGAGAGTGGAAAGTATCACGTCTGGAGCGTCACTTGGGACGATCTCAATCCTGAATACGCTGATCACGTGATGGTGTGCCACACACCGGTCGCCCAGATGCTTCAGCAGTACGCGAACGCGGCAAAGGGACAGGGCAAGATCATCCCGGATGCCAGGAAGATGATTTGCAATGGGCTGGTTCAGCTCAAAGCATTCATCGCAGCACCGCATGCTCCCGGTTGGGCTCAACTGGCGACGTTTGCATCGTATTTTCCGCTGCAGATGTTGGCGGGCCAACGGACAGTCAACGCCCAGGAACTTCGTGCGGCACTGAGCACATGGCGCCCCGGTGCAGCACTTCCCAAGGTTGCAACTCAGGAAAATGGAGAATGGGTTTACAACGATAGGGCCAGCTTGAATCAGGACCTGGTGAGTTACATCACGGTCGGTGATGCCGTCAGCAACCGGCAAAACCAAGTCATCACGCTCGCGCGACTTGGCGACAGTGAAACCGAGACAACAGGTAGCGATTTCAGTGAGCGATGGAGGCGGTTCCTGGCCTGTCTGAACTTGTACCAGTTCAGTGAGAACTTCCGGTTCTGGGCTGCTTCGGAAAGCGAAACCACGGCTCCCGAAATACCGCTCGAAGCAGTGGAGGCGGTCTCGGATGACTGGCAGCCAGTCATGGAAGATATTCTTCCGAGCCTGCAGCCATATGTGCAGGAGTTGGCGGCTGCCGCTTTGCCGTTACCTGCGGCGCTACCGAAAGTAGAATACTTCAACGAGCAGATTGAAGACGACGCGTTTGCCGAGTTGGCCTGGCCGAATTGTTCACCACCAGTCGCACTTCTAGCCGGAGGCCAGGCTGATTTTGCATCGGCATGGCAAGACCAGGGCTGGAAGGTCGTGACACCGGATGATCTGCAAGCGAAAGGTATCGCACACTTGATCGATTTGATCGCCAAAGGAATCTCAGGAGCTTGA
- a CDS encoding DEAD/DEAH box helicase: MPNMGAPTPGMRVLCRDAEWLVTRVDPSDHNHQNYAVHCVGADDLVRGHEAIFLTQLDTIEPVDPRNTQLVQDQSSGYRMAKLFLEAQLRQMPATGVEPDLEGMGVFKPMKFQIQTVEWALRQLRPRLLLADAVGLGKTIQVGMVLSELMRRGRANRVLVLAKKSMLTQFQSELWNRFGFPLVRLDSAGIAKLRLRIPANKNPFEVYQRVIISIDTLKNVGSYRHFLENTRWDCVVIDEAHNVAGASVPERHLAYRLARLLSRRTDSILLTTATPHNGKRETFGRLISLLDPSAIPDPDFRYRQR, translated from the coding sequence ATGCCTAATATGGGAGCTCCCACACCGGGCATGCGCGTTCTATGTCGAGATGCAGAATGGCTTGTCACCCGAGTGGATCCCTCTGACCACAATCACCAGAACTATGCAGTTCACTGCGTGGGTGCGGATGATCTTGTTCGTGGTCATGAGGCTATCTTTTTAACACAACTCGACACCATTGAGCCGGTTGATCCTCGGAATACACAATTGGTTCAGGATCAGTCCAGCGGTTATCGGATGGCGAAACTTTTTCTGGAAGCTCAGCTCCGACAGATGCCCGCGACAGGCGTTGAGCCGGATTTGGAAGGCATGGGCGTCTTTAAGCCGATGAAGTTCCAGATCCAGACGGTTGAATGGGCTCTACGTCAACTTCGACCGCGACTGTTACTCGCTGATGCCGTCGGGCTTGGCAAGACGATTCAGGTCGGGATGGTCCTTTCCGAGTTGATGCGACGTGGTCGGGCGAATCGCGTTTTGGTTCTCGCCAAGAAGTCGATGCTGACTCAGTTTCAGTCCGAGCTCTGGAATCGCTTCGGATTTCCACTGGTGCGACTCGACTCTGCCGGTATCGCCAAACTGCGGCTGCGAATCCCAGCGAATAAGAACCCCTTTGAAGTCTACCAACGTGTCATTATCAGTATCGACACGCTGAAGAACGTGGGCAGTTATCGGCACTTCTTGGAAAACACCCGTTGGGACTGTGTTGTCATCGATGAAGCCCACAACGTCGCCGGGGCAAGCGTTCCCGAAAGACACCTTGCCTACCGACTGGCTCGATTGCTGTCACGCCGCACAGACTCGATACTGCTGACCACCGCCACTCCGCACAACGGCAAACGGGAAACATTTGGGCGGTTGATTTCGCTGCTTGACCCGTCGGCGATCCCTGACCCCGACTTCAGGTACCGGCAGCGGTAA